In the genome of Spodoptera frugiperda isolate SF20-4 chromosome 22, AGI-APGP_CSIRO_Sfru_2.0, whole genome shotgun sequence, one region contains:
- the LOC118279504 gene encoding uncharacterized protein LOC118279504: MVVESFSWSEEVESADPMIMEEQRETRRDSVNSIEPEVKTPQTPETKSSVDEEDGALKDLLRVDEQYYPLLALLEQFSPEDDGIQFNIKLKQFETTMSSMCPDDSRVQQAFATFRAAALRCPVMARKLAAVGVSFTRQQNKPLLRRTLLNVVMQDTFSKLDVLQRSNPLFLVNAANLMGDYFANARLSNGDKLHFLAEPLLQYLRALLAAHDTRAHHSLAAQLMQNGRELLSVVAQEMDELSVSIRLRLLSPPPVSTTWLLLSADLCLNKFLPLPTTLQQFYTAHLVTTTEENVSEASYRCWKKSPEKNENKPDAAALAEEVSQSISQISLRNNEDTKPKKEPISVSQDTWTGDDTLRKRYDLNSWRQTEETRIKANDCQQGGDIFQSHPERNVSQAPEKPKLGVGARLLRLRALSKESISVSEDTWSGPDSRPPHISMRSRKGRINGKKDGTTAKATPRRHVAEVPRSAKYWGHDDRCVKHYS, encoded by the exons AAAGACTCCACAAACACCGGAGACTAAATCCTCGGTGGACGAGGAAGACGGAGCTTTAAAGGACTTGCTCCGGGTCGATGAACAATATTATCCCTTATTGGCCTTG TTGGAACAATTTTCCCCTGAAGACGACGGCATCCAATTCAACATAAAGTTGAAACAGTTTGAGACTACAATGTCATCCATGTGTCCGGACGACTCGCGTGTGCA ACAAGCATTCGCGACGTTCCGCGCGGCGGCCCTGCGGTGCCCGGTGATGGCGCGTAAGCTGGCCGCAGTGGGTGTTTCGTTCACTCGCCAGCAGAACAAGCCACTGCTTCGTAGAACCCTCCTTAATGTCGTCATGCAGGACACTTTCTCCA AACTGGACGTGCTACAGCGCTCAAATCCGCTGTTCCTCGTCAACGCTGCGAATCTGATGGGGGATTACTTCGCCAACGCTCGCCTCAGTAACGGCGACAAGCTTCACTTTCTAGCTGAGCCACTACTGCAATACTTGCGTGCTTTACTCGCCGCCCATGATACACGTGCACATCACAGTCTCGCTGCACAA TTAATGCAAAACGGTCGCGAGCTACTCTCCGTAGTAGCTCAAGAGATGGACGAGCTCTCGGTCTCGATCCGTCTCCGTCTGCTCTCGCCCCCACCAGTCAGCACAACGTGGCTACTACTCTCCGCAGACCTTTGCCTCAACAAGTTTCTTCCCCTACCGACTACGCTGCAACAGTTTTACACCGCTCATCTGGTAACAACCACGGAAGAAAATGTCAGTGAAGCCAGCTATAGATGTTGGAAGAAAAGCCCCGAGAAGAACGAGAATAAACCAGATGCTGCGGCGCTTGCAGAAGAAGTCAGTCAAAGTATATCTCAGATTAGTCTGCGTAATAATGAGGACACGAAGCCTAAGAAAGAACCAATCTCAGTTAGCCAAGATACATGGACAGGTGATGATACCTTAAGGAAAAGATACGACCTTAACTCTTGGCGGCAAACAGAAGAGACGAGAATAAAGGCTAATGACTGCCAACAAGGGGGGGATATCTTCCAAAGTCACCCCGAAAGAAATGTGTCTCAGGCCCCAGAAAAGCCAAAATTAGGCGTTGGAGCTAGGTTATTGAGACTTAGAGCCCTCTCAAAGGAATCAATCTCAGTCAGCGAAGACACATGGTCAGGACCCGACTCCCGCCCGCCGCACATAAGTATGAGATCACGAAAGGGGAGGATTAATGGAAAGAAAGACGGAACAACAGCCAAGGCGACCCCAAGACGCCATGTCGCCGAAGTACCGCGCAGCGCCAAATACTGGGGCCACGACGACCGATGCGTCAAACATTATAGTTAG
- the LOC118279501 gene encoding uncharacterized protein LOC118279501: MVIESFSWSEEVESADPMIMEEQRETRRDSVNSIEPEVKTPQTPKTKSSVDEEDGALKDLLRVDEQYYPLLALLEQFSPEDDGIQFNIKLKQFETTMSSMCPDDSRVQQAFATFRAAALRCPVMARKLAAVGVSFTRQQNKPLLRKTLLNVVMQDTFSKMDVLQRSNPLFLVNAANLMGDYFANARLSNGDKLHFLAEPLLQYLRALLAAHDTRAHHSLAAQLMQNGRELLSVVAREMDELSVSIRLRLLSPPPVSTTWLLLSADLCLNKFLPLPTTLQQFYTAHLVTTTEENVSEASYRCWKKSPEKNENKPDAAALAEEVSQSISQISLRNNEDTKPKKEPISVSQDTWTGDDTLRKRYDLNSWRQTEETRIKANDCQQGGDIFQSHPERNVSQAPEKPKLGVGARLLRLRALSKESISVSEDTWSGPDSRPPHISMRSRKGRINGKKDGTTAKATPRRHVAEVPRSAKYWGHDDRCVKHYS; this comes from the exons atggtTATCGAGAGTTTTAGCTGGAGTGAAGAAGTGGAGTCGGCCG ACCCCATGATAATGGAAGAACAACGGGAGACTAGGAGAGACTCCGTCAACTCCATCGAGCCCGAGGTAAAGACTCCACAAACACCGAAGACTAAATCCTCGGTGGACGAGGAAGACGGAGCTTTAAAGGACTTGCTCCGGGTCGATGAACAATATTATCCCTTATTGGCCTTG TTGGAACAATTTTCCCCTGAAGACGACGGCATCCAATTCAACATAAAGTTGAAACAGTTTGAGACTACAATGTCATCCATGTGTCCGGACGACTCGCGTGTGCA ACAAGCATTCGCGACGTTCCGCGCGGCGGCCCTGCGGTGCCCGGTGATGGCGCGTAAGCTGGCCGCAGTGGGTGTTTCGTTCACTCGCCAGCAGAACAAGCCACTGCTTCGTAAAACCCTCCTTAATGTCGTCATGCAGGACACTTTCTCCA AAATGGACGTGCTACAGCGCTCAAACCCGCTGTTCCTCGTCAACGCTGCGAATCTGATGGGGGATTACTTCGCCAACGCTCGCCTCAGTAACGGCGACAAGCTTCACTTTCTAGCTGAGCCACTACTGCAATACTTGCGTGCTTTACTCGCCGCCCATGATACACGTGCACATCACAGTCTCGCTGCACAA TTAATGCAAAACGGTCGCGAGCTACTCTCCGTAGTAGCTCGAGAGATGGACGAGCTCTCGGTCTCGATCCGTCTCCGTCTGCTCTCGCCCCCACCAGTCAGCACAACGTGGCTACTACTCTCCGCAGACCTTTGCCTCAACAAGTTTCTTCCCCTACCGACTACGCTGCAACAGTTTTACACCGCTCATCTGGTAACAACCACGGAAGAAAATGTCAGTGAAGCCAGCTATAGATGTTGGAAGAAAAGCCCCGAGAAGAACGAGAATAAACCAGATGCTGCGGCGCTTGCAGAAGAAGTCAGTCAAAGTATATCTCAGATTAGTCTGCGTAATAATGAGGACACGAAGCCTAAGAAAGAACCAATCTCAGTTAGCCAAGATACATGGACAGGTGATGATACCTTAAGGAAAAGATACGACCTTAACTCTTGGCGGCAAACAGAAGAGACGAGAATAAAGGCTAATGACTGCCAACAAGGGGGGGATATCTTCCAAAGTCACCCCGAAAGAAATGTGTCTCAGGCCCCAGAAAAGCCAAAATTAGGCGTTGGAGCTAGGTTATTGAGACTTAGAGCCCTCTCAAAGGAATCAATCTCAGTCAGCGAAGACACATGGTCAGGACCCGACTCCCGCCCGCCGCACATAAGTATGAGATCACGAAAGGGGAGGATTAATGGAAAGAAAGACGGAACAACAGCCAAGGCGACCCCAAGACGCCATGTCGCCGAAGTACCGCGCAGCGCCAAATACTGGGGCCACGACGACCGATGCGTCAAACATTATAGTTAG
- the LOC118279495 gene encoding uncharacterized protein LOC118279495: MVVESFSWSEEVESADPMIMEEQRETRRDSVNSIEPEVKTPQTPETKSSVDEEDGALKDLLRVDEQYYPLLALLEQFSPEDDGIQFNIKLKQFETTMSSMCPDDSRVQQAFATFRAAALRCPVMARKLAAVGVSFTRQQNKPLLRRTLLNVVMQDTFSKLDVLQRSNPLFLVNAANLMGDYFANARLSNGDKLHFLAEPLLQYLRALLAAHDTRAHHSLAAQLMQNGRELLSVVAQEMDELSVSIRLRLLSPPPVSTTWLLLSADLCLNKFLPLPTTLQQFYTAHLVTTTEENVSEASYRCWKKSPEKNENKPDAAALAEEVSQSISQISLRNNEDTKPKKEPISVSQDTWTGDDTLRKRYDLNSWRQTEETRIKANDCQQGGDIFQSHPERNVSQAPEKPKLGVGARLLRLRALSKESISVSEDTWSGPDSRPPHISMRSRKGRINGKKDGTTAKATPRRHVAEVPRSAKYWGHDDRCVKHYS; the protein is encoded by the exons atggttgTCGAGAGTTTTAGCTGGAGTGAAGAAGTGGAGTCGGCCG ATCCCATGATAATGGAAGAACAACGGGAGACTAGGAGAGACTCCGTCAACTCCATCGAGCCCGAGGTAAAGACTCCACAAACACCGGAGACTAAATCCTCGGTGGACGAGGAAGACGGAGCTTTAAAGGACTTGCTCCGGGTCGATGAACAATATTATCCCTTATTGGCCTTG TTGGAACAATTTTCCCCTGAAGACGACGGCATCCAATTCAACATAAAGTTGAAACAGTTTGAGACTACAATGTCATCCATGTGTCCGGACGACTCGCGTGTGCA ACAAGCATTCGCGACGTTCCGCGCGGCGGCCCTGCGGTGCCCGGTGATGGCGCGTAAGCTGGCCGCAGTGGGTGTTTCGTTCACTCGCCAGCAGAACAAGCCACTGCTTCGTAGAACCCTCCTTAATGTCGTCATGCAGGACACTTTCTCCA AACTGGACGTGCTACAGCGCTCAAATCCGCTGTTCCTCGTCAACGCTGCGAATCTGATGGGGGATTACTTCGCCAACGCTCGCCTCAGTAACGGCGACAAGCTTCACTTTCTAGCTGAGCCACTACTGCAATACTTGCGTGCTTTACTCGCCGCCCATGATACACGTGCACATCACAGTCTCGCTGCACAA TTAATGCAAAACGGTCGCGAGCTACTCTCCGTAGTAGCTCAAGAGATGGACGAGCTCTCGGTCTCGATCCGTCTCCGTCTGCTCTCGCCCCCACCAGTCAGCACAACGTGGCTACTACTCTCCGCAGACCTTTGCCTCAACAAGTTTCTTCCCCTACCGACTACGCTGCAACAGTTTTACACCGCTCATCTGGTAACAACCACGGAAGAAAATGTCAGTGAAGCCAGCTATAGATGTTGGAAGAAAAGCCCCGAGAAGAACGAGAATAAACCAGATGCTGCGGCGCTTGCAGAAGAAGTCAGTCAAAGTATATCTCAGATTAGTCTGCGTAATAATGAGGACACGAAGCCTAAGAAAGAACCAATCTCAGTTAGCCAAGATACATGGACAGGTGATGATACCTTAAGGAAAAGATACGACCTTAACTCTTGGCGGCAAACAGAAGAGACGAGAATAAAGGCTAATGACTGCCAACAAGGGGGGGATATCTTCCAAAGTCACCCCGAAAGAAATGTGTCTCAGGCCCCAGAAAAGCCAAAATTAGGCGTTGGAGCTAGGTTATTGAGACTTAGAGCCCTCTCAAAGGAATCAATCTCAGTCAGCGAAGACACATGGTCAGGACCCGACTCCCGCCCGCCGCACATAAGTATGAGATCACGAAAGGGGAGGATTAATGGAAAGAAAGACGGAACAACAGCCAAGGCGACCCCAAGACGCCATGTCGCCGAAGTACCGCGCAGCGCCAAATACTGGGGCCACGACGACCGATGCGTCAAACATTATAGTTAG
- the LOC118279587 gene encoding uncharacterized protein LOC118279587 encodes MARKLAAVGVSFTRQQNKPLLRRTLLNVVMQDTFSKLDVLQRSNPLFLVNAANLMGDYFANARLSNGDKLHFLAEPLLQYLRALLAAHDTRAHHSLAAQLMQNGRELLSVVAQEMDELSVSIRLRLLSSPPVSTTWLLLSADLCLNKFLPLPTTLQQFYTAHLVTTTEENVSEASYRCWKKSPEKNENKPDAAALAEEVSQSISQISLRNNEDTKPKKEPISVSQDTWTGDDTLRKRYDLNSWRQTEETRIKANDCQQGGDIFQSHPERNVSQAPEKPKLGVGARLLRLRALSKESISVSEDTWSGPDSRPPHISMRSRKGRINGKKDGTTAKATPRRHVAEVPRSAKYWGHDDRCVKHYS; translated from the exons ATGGCGCGTAAGCTGGCCGCAGTGGGTGTTTCGTTCACTCGCCAGCAGAACAAGCCACTGCTTCGTAGAACCCTCCTTAATGTCGTCATGCAGGACACTTTCTCCA AACTGGACGTGCTACAGCGCTCAAATCCGCTGTTCCTCGTCAACGCTGCGAATCTGATGGGGGATTACTTCGCCAACGCTCGCCTCAGTAACGGCGACAAGCTTCACTTTCTAGCTGAGCCACTACTGCAATACTTGCGTGCTTTACTCGCCGCCCATGATACACGTGCACATCACAGTCTCGCTGCACAA TTAATGCAAAACGGTCGCGAGCTACTCTCCGTAGTAGCTCAAGAGATGGACGAGCTCTCGGTCTCGATCCGTCTCCGTCTGCTCTCGTCCCCACCAGTCAGCACAACGTGGCTACTACTCTCCGCAGACCTTTGCCTCAACAAGTTTCTTCCCCTACCGACTACGCTGCAACAGTTTTACACCGCTCATCTGGTAACAACCACGGAAGAAAATGTCAGTGAAGCCAGCTATAGATGTTGGAAGAAAAGCCCCGAGAAGAACGAGAATAAACCAGATGCTGCGGCGCTTGCAGAAGAAGTCAGTCAAAGTATATCTCAGATTAGTCTGCGTAATAATGAGGACACGAAGCCTAAGAAAGAACCAATCTCAGTTAGCCAAGATACATGGACAGGTGATGATACCTTAAGGAAAAGATACGACCTTAACTCTTGGCGGCAAACAGAAGAGACGAGAATAAAGGCTAATGACTGCCAACAAGGGGGGGATATCTTCCAAAGTCACCCCGAAAGAAATGTGTCTCAGGCCCCAGAAAAGCCAAAATTAGGCGTTGGAGCTAGGTTATTGAGACTTAGAGCCCTCTCAAAGGAATCAATCTCAGTCAGCGAAGACACATGGTCAGGACCCGACTCCCGCCCGCCGCACATAAGTATGAGATCACGAAAGGGGAGGATTAATGGAAAGAAAGACGGAACAACAGCCAAGGCGACCCCAAGACGCCATGTCGCCGAAGTACCGCGCAGCGCCAAATACTGGGGCCACGACGACCGATGCGTCAAACATTATAGTTAG